The nucleotide sequence AATAATTGCCACCCTGGACGGTTCGAATATAGCTTCCGACACAATGCTCCATCCTCCTGCCTTCACTTTCTGGGTCTACCAAGCTTCGAATGTCTTGTTCCAGTTGAGGATTTGCTACTTCTGCTTTTGGCTTGCCCTGAGATACGTAATTTCCACAGCAAATAAGTCCTGTCCTTTTTTCATGCATCCCGAGTTCAACGGTATGACGGCCAAAATTGAACTCGGTTTCAGTAAGGCGTGGACTACCAAAACAGAGCTGTTCAGCGACTTCAGCAATAAAGGCTCTGTGTTCAGAGCTTTTTAGCAGCAAGTACAATGAGGTGTTTGCATTCAGGGGTGACATTAACGTTAACGTTGGACATGACGTTCACAATCAATCACAGAGGGAGTAAGCAGGAAAGATACTCCGGTAAAGTTTATTATGCCACTCCCCTAAGACCCCTGTAACGGCGATGTTTTGGTTTAGGAGTCATGAGAATTTATAGAAAAATATCAATGCTGCTGTAATGGCAGGTAGCCAGGCCGAAAATCGAATCAGCTGAATGTATACTCCAATCCTGA is from Endozoicomonas gorgoniicola and encodes:
- a CDS encoding PcfJ domain-containing protein, translated to MSPLNANTSLYLLLKSSEHRAFIAEVAEQLCFGSPRLTETEFNFGRHTVELGMHEKRTGLICCGNYVSQGKPKAEVANPQLEQDIRSLVDPESEGRRMEHCVGSYIRTVQGGNYFVYHMESPESLTIGVRVRQGCITNYDQIEGVRNGRPTEEAKNKVLAWITAAVSKKTSFIA